A genomic window from Glycine max cultivar Williams 82 chromosome 17, Glycine_max_v4.0, whole genome shotgun sequence includes:
- the LOC100780200 gene encoding uncharacterized protein isoform X1 produces the protein MADKPSRSLVLFGDGLARSIDSSHSHFHSLASLSSCGFLSLPNSPPSESEDERTVREFAVLLDACHTYSNMKGQISDRDNQEDPPKQTLPDRFIGMKAAILTNNSSLKSFSAKLGFSVLKLDELVGGGSAEVVALELLKFLGFKEGKVLDSDHFDLVFFHIGAGEQKVVAADVGYMDALVGGVMSQAQPGSDISSRLHLSVVMSYGNVLEADDSKFSVLKRVDEKNSHLSMLYPLQSYTMKGGIPRKDVRHYSPMLIAQWQSAVTRKDNAERFSFEDFMEHGGNLTIPADRFLHEIAFKLWKAPKYGA, from the exons ATGGCCGATAAGCCAAGCCGATCCCTGGTCTTATTCGGTGATGGGTTAGCTCGTTCCATCGATTCATCGCACTCCCACTTTCACTCTCTCGCTTCTCTATCTTCCTGCGGTTTTTTGAGTCTCCCAAATTCTCCCCCATCAG AAAGCGAGGATGAGAGGACAGTTAGAGAATTTGCAGTGCTGCTGGATGCATGCCACACTTATTCAAATATG AAGGGGCAAATCAGTGATCGTGACAACCAAGAGGATCCACCAAAACAAACCTTGCCTGATAG GTTTATCGGAATGAAAGCTGCTATTTTGACCAACAATTCAAGCTTGAAGTCTTTTAGTGCCAAACTTGGATTTAGTGTTCTTAAATTGGATGAGTTAGTGGGAGGAGGTTCTGCTGAGGTTGTGGCCCTTGAGCTGCTCAAGTTTCTTGGCTTTAAAGAAGGGAAGGTGCTGGACAGTGACCACTTTGATCTTGTTTTCTTTCACATTGGAGCTGGTGAACAAAAAGTGGTTGCTGCTGATGTGGGGTATATGGATGCCTTGGTTGGAGGGGTAATGAGTCAAGCACAACCTGGATCTGACATCAGTTCACGTCTGCACTTATCCGTTGTCATGAGCTATGGCAATGTCTTAGAGGCTGATGATTCTAAGTTTTCTGTGTTAAAGAGGGTAGATGAGAAGAACTCTCATCTTTCAATGCTTTATCCTCTCCAAAGTTACACTATGAAGGGAGGAATTCCTCGAAAGGATGTAAG ACATTATTCTCCCATGTTAATTGCTCAATGGCAATCTGCGGTGACTCGCAAGGATAATGCAGAGAGATTTTCTTTTGAAGATTTTATGGAG CATGGTGGAAATCTTACAATACCAGCAGATAGGTTCTTGCATGAGATAGCCTTTAAGCTTTGGAAAGCTCCCAAGTATGGagcctga
- the LOC100780200 gene encoding uncharacterized protein isoform X3, producing the protein MADKPSRSLVLFGDGLARSIDSSHSHFHSLASLSSCGFLSLPNSPPSESEDERTVREFAVLLDACHTYSNMKGQISDRDNQEDPPKQTLPDRFIGMKAAILTNNSSLKSFSAKLGFSVLKLDELVGGGSAEVVALELLKFLGFKEGKVLDSDHFDLVFFHIGAGEQKVVAADVGYMDALVGGVMSQAQPGSDISSRLHLSVVMSYGNVLEADDSKFSVLKRVDEKNSHLSMLYPLQSYTMKGGIPRKDVSMVEILQYQQIGSCMR; encoded by the exons ATGGCCGATAAGCCAAGCCGATCCCTGGTCTTATTCGGTGATGGGTTAGCTCGTTCCATCGATTCATCGCACTCCCACTTTCACTCTCTCGCTTCTCTATCTTCCTGCGGTTTTTTGAGTCTCCCAAATTCTCCCCCATCAG AAAGCGAGGATGAGAGGACAGTTAGAGAATTTGCAGTGCTGCTGGATGCATGCCACACTTATTCAAATATG AAGGGGCAAATCAGTGATCGTGACAACCAAGAGGATCCACCAAAACAAACCTTGCCTGATAG GTTTATCGGAATGAAAGCTGCTATTTTGACCAACAATTCAAGCTTGAAGTCTTTTAGTGCCAAACTTGGATTTAGTGTTCTTAAATTGGATGAGTTAGTGGGAGGAGGTTCTGCTGAGGTTGTGGCCCTTGAGCTGCTCAAGTTTCTTGGCTTTAAAGAAGGGAAGGTGCTGGACAGTGACCACTTTGATCTTGTTTTCTTTCACATTGGAGCTGGTGAACAAAAAGTGGTTGCTGCTGATGTGGGGTATATGGATGCCTTGGTTGGAGGGGTAATGAGTCAAGCACAACCTGGATCTGACATCAGTTCACGTCTGCACTTATCCGTTGTCATGAGCTATGGCAATGTCTTAGAGGCTGATGATTCTAAGTTTTCTGTGTTAAAGAGGGTAGATGAGAAGAACTCTCATCTTTCAATGCTTTATCCTCTCCAAAGTTACACTATGAAGGGAGGAATTCCTCGAAAGGATGTAAG CATGGTGGAAATCTTACAATACCAGCAGATAGGTTCTTGCATGAGATAG
- the LOC100810494 gene encoding calcineurin B-like protein 10 isoform X1 codes for MIDYVWTNYNHHLSLYNPNHERHSRLRKKDLIYEEYNAKLKTIQSIQYFSRTIIISSHLHEFHHSHGFPYSWTIGERVCAALMPLIAVVEVLILTVTGCFSYCPCISIIDQNHKCTYTAKDFAILADETRFTVEEVEALHVLFKRLSSSLIDDDSIHKEELQLALFQTPYGKNLFLDRVFDVFDQKRNGVIEFDEFVHALSVFHPYAPMDEKIDFAFKLYDLRQTGFIEPEEVKLMVVAILIEFDMNLPDDLLEAIVHKTIADADKDNDGKISREDWKAFVSRNPSLLINMTLPYLKDITSVLSSFVFKTEAKP; via the exons ATGATAGATTATGTTTGGACCAACTATAACCATCATTTGTCTCTATACAACCCAAATCATGAAAGACACTCGAGACTAAGAAAGAAGGATCTGATCTATGAGGAATACAATGCCAAACTGAAGACCATTCAGAGCATACAATATTTTTCCAGAACAATCATTATTTCTTCTCATCTTCATGAGTTCCACCATAGCCACGGATTCccat ATTCTTGGACAATAGGGGAGCGCGTGTGTGCGGCGTTGATGCCACTCATAGCGGTGGTTGAGGTTTTGATTTTGACTGTGACAGGTTGTTTCAGCTATTGCCCATGCATCAGCATTATTGATCAGAACCATAAATGTACCTATACTGCTAAGGACTTCGCAATCCTTGCTGATGAAACCAGAT TTACAGTTGAAGAAGTGGAGGCATTGCATGTGTTGTTTAAAAGGTTAAGTAGCTCCCTGATTGATGATGACTCGATTCACAAG GAGGAGCTTCAATTGGCACTGTTTCAGACCCCATATGGGAAAAATCTTTTCCTAGATCGA GTTTTTGATGTTTTCGACCAAAAAAGAAACGGTGTAATCGAGTTTGACGAATTTGTCCACGCCCTCAGTGTTTTCCATCCATATGCCCCCATGGATGAAAAAATTGATT TTGCATTTAAGCTCTATGACTTGAGGCAAACTGGGTTTATCGAGCCAGAGGAA GTCAAGCTAATGGTTGTAGCCATTTTGATAGAATTTGACATGAATCTTCCTGATGATCTTCTTGAAGCAATTGTTCACAAG ACAATTGCTGATGCGGATAAAGATAATGATGGTAAAATCAGTAGAGAAGATTGGAAAGCTTTTGTGAGCCGAAATCCATCCCTCTTGATAAACATGACACTTCCTTATTTGAA GGATATCACCAGTGTGCTTTcgagttttgttttcaaaacgGAGGCAAAACCTTGA
- the LOC100780200 gene encoding uncharacterized protein isoform X2: MADKPSRSLVLFGDGLARSIDSSHSHFHSLASLSSCGFLSLPNSPPSESEDERTVREFAVLLDACHTYSNMGQISDRDNQEDPPKQTLPDRFIGMKAAILTNNSSLKSFSAKLGFSVLKLDELVGGGSAEVVALELLKFLGFKEGKVLDSDHFDLVFFHIGAGEQKVVAADVGYMDALVGGVMSQAQPGSDISSRLHLSVVMSYGNVLEADDSKFSVLKRVDEKNSHLSMLYPLQSYTMKGGIPRKDVRHYSPMLIAQWQSAVTRKDNAERFSFEDFMEHGGNLTIPADRFLHEIAFKLWKAPKYGA, translated from the exons ATGGCCGATAAGCCAAGCCGATCCCTGGTCTTATTCGGTGATGGGTTAGCTCGTTCCATCGATTCATCGCACTCCCACTTTCACTCTCTCGCTTCTCTATCTTCCTGCGGTTTTTTGAGTCTCCCAAATTCTCCCCCATCAG AAAGCGAGGATGAGAGGACAGTTAGAGAATTTGCAGTGCTGCTGGATGCATGCCACACTTATTCAAATATG GGGCAAATCAGTGATCGTGACAACCAAGAGGATCCACCAAAACAAACCTTGCCTGATAG GTTTATCGGAATGAAAGCTGCTATTTTGACCAACAATTCAAGCTTGAAGTCTTTTAGTGCCAAACTTGGATTTAGTGTTCTTAAATTGGATGAGTTAGTGGGAGGAGGTTCTGCTGAGGTTGTGGCCCTTGAGCTGCTCAAGTTTCTTGGCTTTAAAGAAGGGAAGGTGCTGGACAGTGACCACTTTGATCTTGTTTTCTTTCACATTGGAGCTGGTGAACAAAAAGTGGTTGCTGCTGATGTGGGGTATATGGATGCCTTGGTTGGAGGGGTAATGAGTCAAGCACAACCTGGATCTGACATCAGTTCACGTCTGCACTTATCCGTTGTCATGAGCTATGGCAATGTCTTAGAGGCTGATGATTCTAAGTTTTCTGTGTTAAAGAGGGTAGATGAGAAGAACTCTCATCTTTCAATGCTTTATCCTCTCCAAAGTTACACTATGAAGGGAGGAATTCCTCGAAAGGATGTAAG ACATTATTCTCCCATGTTAATTGCTCAATGGCAATCTGCGGTGACTCGCAAGGATAATGCAGAGAGATTTTCTTTTGAAGATTTTATGGAG CATGGTGGAAATCTTACAATACCAGCAGATAGGTTCTTGCATGAGATAGCCTTTAAGCTTTGGAAAGCTCCCAAGTATGGagcctga
- the LOC100810494 gene encoding calcineurin B-like protein 10 isoform X3, protein MSSTIATDSHGLSDSWTIGERVCAALMPLIAVVEVLILTVTGCFSYCPCISIIDQNHKCTYTAKDFAILADETRFTVEEVEALHVLFKRLSSSLIDDDSIHKEELQLALFQTPYGKNLFLDRVFDVFDQKRNGVIEFDEFVHALSVFHPYAPMDEKIDFAFKLYDLRQTGFIEPEEVKLMVVAILIEFDMNLPDDLLEAIVHKTIADADKDNDGKISREDWKAFVSRNPSLLINMTLPYLKDITSVLSSFVFKTEAKP, encoded by the exons ATGAGTTCCACCATAGCCACGGATTCccat GGTTTGTCAGATTCTTGGACAATAGGGGAGCGCGTGTGTGCGGCGTTGATGCCACTCATAGCGGTGGTTGAGGTTTTGATTTTGACTGTGACAGGTTGTTTCAGCTATTGCCCATGCATCAGCATTATTGATCAGAACCATAAATGTACCTATACTGCTAAGGACTTCGCAATCCTTGCTGATGAAACCAGAT TTACAGTTGAAGAAGTGGAGGCATTGCATGTGTTGTTTAAAAGGTTAAGTAGCTCCCTGATTGATGATGACTCGATTCACAAG GAGGAGCTTCAATTGGCACTGTTTCAGACCCCATATGGGAAAAATCTTTTCCTAGATCGA GTTTTTGATGTTTTCGACCAAAAAAGAAACGGTGTAATCGAGTTTGACGAATTTGTCCACGCCCTCAGTGTTTTCCATCCATATGCCCCCATGGATGAAAAAATTGATT TTGCATTTAAGCTCTATGACTTGAGGCAAACTGGGTTTATCGAGCCAGAGGAA GTCAAGCTAATGGTTGTAGCCATTTTGATAGAATTTGACATGAATCTTCCTGATGATCTTCTTGAAGCAATTGTTCACAAG ACAATTGCTGATGCGGATAAAGATAATGATGGTAAAATCAGTAGAGAAGATTGGAAAGCTTTTGTGAGCCGAAATCCATCCCTCTTGATAAACATGACACTTCCTTATTTGAA GGATATCACCAGTGTGCTTTcgagttttgttttcaaaacgGAGGCAAAACCTTGA
- the LOC100810494 gene encoding calcineurin B-like protein 10 isoform X2, protein MIDYVWTNYNHHLSLYNPNHERHSRLRKKDLIYEEYNAKLKTIQSIQYFSRTIIISSHLHEFHHSHGFPYSWTIGERVCAALMPLIAVVEVLILTVTGCFSYCPCISIIDQNHKCTYTAKDFAILADETRFTVEEVEALHVLFKRLSSSLIDDDSIHKEELQLALFQTPYGKNLFLDRVFDVFDQKRNGVIEFDEFVHALSVFHPYAPMDEKIDFAFKLYDLRQTGFIEPEETIADADKDNDGKISREDWKAFVSRNPSLLINMTLPYLKDITSVLSSFVFKTEAKP, encoded by the exons ATGATAGATTATGTTTGGACCAACTATAACCATCATTTGTCTCTATACAACCCAAATCATGAAAGACACTCGAGACTAAGAAAGAAGGATCTGATCTATGAGGAATACAATGCCAAACTGAAGACCATTCAGAGCATACAATATTTTTCCAGAACAATCATTATTTCTTCTCATCTTCATGAGTTCCACCATAGCCACGGATTCccat ATTCTTGGACAATAGGGGAGCGCGTGTGTGCGGCGTTGATGCCACTCATAGCGGTGGTTGAGGTTTTGATTTTGACTGTGACAGGTTGTTTCAGCTATTGCCCATGCATCAGCATTATTGATCAGAACCATAAATGTACCTATACTGCTAAGGACTTCGCAATCCTTGCTGATGAAACCAGAT TTACAGTTGAAGAAGTGGAGGCATTGCATGTGTTGTTTAAAAGGTTAAGTAGCTCCCTGATTGATGATGACTCGATTCACAAG GAGGAGCTTCAATTGGCACTGTTTCAGACCCCATATGGGAAAAATCTTTTCCTAGATCGA GTTTTTGATGTTTTCGACCAAAAAAGAAACGGTGTAATCGAGTTTGACGAATTTGTCCACGCCCTCAGTGTTTTCCATCCATATGCCCCCATGGATGAAAAAATTGATT TTGCATTTAAGCTCTATGACTTGAGGCAAACTGGGTTTATCGAGCCAGAGGAA ACAATTGCTGATGCGGATAAAGATAATGATGGTAAAATCAGTAGAGAAGATTGGAAAGCTTTTGTGAGCCGAAATCCATCCCTCTTGATAAACATGACACTTCCTTATTTGAA GGATATCACCAGTGTGCTTTcgagttttgttttcaaaacgGAGGCAAAACCTTGA
- the LOC100779664 gene encoding protein REVERSION-TO-ETHYLENE SENSITIVITY1-like isoform X1, translating into MYLNASYDVEHSHSTQRIQHELWPLDPIDPKKAKFPCCLVWNPLPVVSWLAPFIGHVGICREDGVVLDFSGSYLVNVDDFAFGPVARYLQLDHRQCCFPPNLSAHTCKHGYLHAEYGTAITWDHALQTSLLYFENKTHNLFTCNCHSFVANCLNRLCYGGSMSWNMVNVGALVLFKGHWVDFRSIVRSFLPFIVVVCLGVFMVGWPFLLGLLSFSLLLIGWFILGTYLFRNLLEC; encoded by the exons ATGTACTTAAATGCAAGTTATGACGTTGAGCATTCACATTCTACACAAAGAATACAGCATGAGCTGTGGCCTCTAGATCCAATTGATCCAAAGAAGGCAAAGTTTCCATGTTGTTTGGTTTGGAATCCACTTCCTGTGGTGTCATGGTTGGCTCCCTTCATTGGTCATGTTGGCATTTGCAGGGAGGATGGAGttgttttagatttttcagGATCATATCTTGTGAATGTTGATGATTTTGCATTTGGTCCAGTGGCAAGATACTTGCAACTCGATCATAGACAG TGTTGCTTCCCTCCTAACCTATCTGCGCATACATGCAAGCATGGTTACCTGCATGCTGAGTATGGTACTGCAATCACATGGGACCATGCATTACAGACAAGTTTGCTGTATTTTGAGAACAAAACTCACAACCTTTTCACTTGCAACTGCCACTCGTTTGTCGCGAACTGTCTGAATCGACTGTGTTATGGTGGATCAATGAGTTGGAATATGGTGAATGTAGGAGCTTTGGTACTATTCAAGGGGCACTGGGTTGATTTCAGGTCAATTGTAAGGTCTTTCTTGCCTTTTATTGTGGTTGTTTGCTTAGGTGTTTTTATGGTTGGATGGCCCTTCTTACTTGGGCTACTATCCTTCTCTTTACTCTTAATAGGGTGGTTTATATTGGGTACTTACCTATTTAGAAACTTATTAGAGTGCTAA
- the LOC100810494 gene encoding calcineurin B-like protein 10 isoform X4 produces MIDYVWTNYNHHLSLYNPNHERHSRLRKKDLIYEEYNAKLKTIQSIQYFSRTIIISSHLHEFHHSHGFPFTVEEVEALHVLFKRLSSSLIDDDSIHKEELQLALFQTPYGKNLFLDRVFDVFDQKRNGVIEFDEFVHALSVFHPYAPMDEKIDFAFKLYDLRQTGFIEPEEVKLMVVAILIEFDMNLPDDLLEAIVHKTIADADKDNDGKISREDWKAFVSRNPSLLINMTLPYLKDITSVLSSFVFKTEAKP; encoded by the exons ATGATAGATTATGTTTGGACCAACTATAACCATCATTTGTCTCTATACAACCCAAATCATGAAAGACACTCGAGACTAAGAAAGAAGGATCTGATCTATGAGGAATACAATGCCAAACTGAAGACCATTCAGAGCATACAATATTTTTCCAGAACAATCATTATTTCTTCTCATCTTCATGAGTTCCACCATAGCCACGGATTCccat TTACAGTTGAAGAAGTGGAGGCATTGCATGTGTTGTTTAAAAGGTTAAGTAGCTCCCTGATTGATGATGACTCGATTCACAAG GAGGAGCTTCAATTGGCACTGTTTCAGACCCCATATGGGAAAAATCTTTTCCTAGATCGA GTTTTTGATGTTTTCGACCAAAAAAGAAACGGTGTAATCGAGTTTGACGAATTTGTCCACGCCCTCAGTGTTTTCCATCCATATGCCCCCATGGATGAAAAAATTGATT TTGCATTTAAGCTCTATGACTTGAGGCAAACTGGGTTTATCGAGCCAGAGGAA GTCAAGCTAATGGTTGTAGCCATTTTGATAGAATTTGACATGAATCTTCCTGATGATCTTCTTGAAGCAATTGTTCACAAG ACAATTGCTGATGCGGATAAAGATAATGATGGTAAAATCAGTAGAGAAGATTGGAAAGCTTTTGTGAGCCGAAATCCATCCCTCTTGATAAACATGACACTTCCTTATTTGAA GGATATCACCAGTGTGCTTTcgagttttgttttcaaaacgGAGGCAAAACCTTGA